The proteins below come from a single Cervus elaphus chromosome 4, mCerEla1.1, whole genome shotgun sequence genomic window:
- the LOC122692501 gene encoding LOW QUALITY PROTEIN: cationic amino acid transporter 3-like (The sequence of the model RefSeq protein was modified relative to this genomic sequence to represent the inferred CDS: substituted 1 base at 1 genomic stop codon), whose protein sequence is MLHQYVRQRGQKLVHRRPLEPIAESESPAAHLNTLDLVGFGVASTLGASVYIVAGAVAKYIAGPATIISLLVAALSCVMCGLCYAELWARVPCSGSVYLYSYATMGQLWAFIIGXNLILYLVIGTASLSKVWSITFDSLIGNHISQALEETFSPYMPSFLATFPDFVALALLLVMIGVMLLGPHASPLIIIVFTGINIFVPIFTIISGFIKGDLHNWQLTEQDYRLNTSGSSDIYSLGPLGSGGFVPFGFDGILRGAALCFYSFVGFDGIVMKGREARNPQRSITLSMVISIFIGFLAYSGVSASVTLMVPYYQIHPFSPLPQAFLHVGWDPAGYVMAVVFLCALLYSLLGTIFYMSQLICAMAKDGLLFRGLAQIHARTGTPVMAIMSSVNLAAIMVLLLDLRHIVELMLTGIMLAYTLATFSVLILRYQPDPKEKTGEETEMEPKAEESLLDSVPEAGTSNVLKSLWFPTSTISTQKSGQIIYGCAFLLVLLLIILSVILAQWPSQVFSGDPVLTTVAVLMLLLITGVTVIIWRQPQNPSSLHFKAPALPVLPLVGTFMNVYLMMLITSGAWALFGVWNAIGSIIYFGYGIRHSLAGNNYQQPPASTSQT, encoded by the exons ATGCTGCATCAGTACGTTCGCCAACGTGGTCAGAAGCTGGTCCACAGGCGGCCACTGGAGCCAATAGCGGAGTCTGAGAGTCCTGCAGCTCATCTAAACACACTGGACCTGGTGGGCTTCGGTGTGGCCAGCACCTTGGGAGCAAGTGTGTACATCGTGGCTGGTGCTGTGGCCAAATACATAGCTGGACCAGCGACCATCATCTCCCTCTTGGTGGCTGCCCTGTCTTGTGTGATGTGTGGGCTCTGCTATGCAGAGTTATGGGCCAGGGTACCATGTTCTGGTTCTGTGTATCTCTACAGCTATGCCACCATGGGACAACTGTGGGCCTTCATCATTGGCTAGAACCTCATCCTGTATTTAGTCATTG GCACTGCCAGTTTGTCCAAAGTGTGGAGCATCACCTTTGACAGCCTGATTGGAAATCACATCTCTCAGGCGTTAGAGGAGACTTTCTCTCCATATATGCCCTCTTTCCTGGCCACGTTCCCAGACTTTGTTGCTCTGGCCCTGTTGCTGGTGATGATCG GAGTAATGCTTCTGGGACCTCACGCATCACCGCTGATCATCATAGTGTTCACAGGCATCAACATTTTTGTTCCAATCTTCACGATCATCTCTGGCTTCATTAAGGGAGACCTGCACAACTGGCAGCTCACAGAACAGGACTACAGACTGAACACATCCGGATCCAGTGACATCTATAG CTTGGGCCCTCTCGGTTCTGGAGGGTTTGTGCCCTTTGGCTTTGATGGGATTCTCCGAGGAGCAGCCCTATGCTTCTACTCATTTGTTGGTTTTGATGGCATCGTCATGAAAG GGAGAGAAGCCCGAAATCCTCAGCGTTCCATCACTTTGAGCATGGTGATCTCCATCTTCATTGGCTTTTTGGCGTACTCTGGTGTCTCAGCATCAGTCACCCTCATGGTGCCCTACTACCAGATTCATCCTTTCAGCCCCTTACCACAGGCTTTTCTCCACGTCGGGTGGGACCCTGCTGGATACGTCATGGCTGTTGTCTTCTTGTGTGCTCTTTTATACAG cctCCTGGGCACCATATTTTACATGTCTCAGTTGATCTGTGCAATGGCCAAGGACGGGCTCCTTTTCCGGGGCCTTGCCCAGATCCATGCCCGCACCGGCACCCCTGTCATGGCCATTATGTCTTCTGTAAACCTCGCAG CCATCATGGTGTTACTCTTGGACCTCCGTCATATTGTGGAACTCATGTTAACTGGGATCATGCTTGCTTATACCCTCGCGACTTTTTCTGTGCTTATCCTCAG GTACCAACCAGACCCGAAGGAGAAAACAGGGGAGGAAACTGAGATGGAGCCTAAAGCTGAAgaaagtcttttggactctgtaccTGAAGCAGGAACCTCAAATGTTCTAAAGAGTCTGTGGTTCCCTACCAGCACCATCTCCACCCAGAAATCTGGCCAGATTATCTATGGATGTGCCTTCCTGCTTG TTCTCCTGCTGATAATCCTGAGTGTGATCCTGGCCCAGTGGCCCAGCCAAGTGTTCTCTGGAGACCCCGTGCTCACAACAGTGGCTGTGCTGATGTTGCTGCTCATCACTGGGGTCACAGTCATCATCTGGAGACAGCCCCAGAACCCGTCTTCTCTTCACTTCAAG GCCCCTGCTCTGCCTGTCCTCCCACTGGTGGGCACCTTCATGAACGTTTACTTGATGATGCTGATCACCTCTGGGGCCTGGGCCCTATTTGGAGTCTGGAATGCCATTG GATCTATCATATACTTTGGATATGGGATCCGACACAGCCTGGCAGGGAACAATTATCAACAGCCACCAGCCTCCACCTCCCAGACTTAA